A single window of Streptomyces kaniharaensis DNA harbors:
- a CDS encoding relaxase/mobilization nuclease domain-containing protein, translating to MIGKVTKGKSARRAQAYDFGPGRRDEHENARYIAGNVPGTWRQVGALMDQHAAQRDLKQPIWRCSLSLPDEDGVLSDAEFAEIATEYVNQMGFGGCPWVAVRHGDDHIHLTVVRVGWDGRTVDDHGDWIKSRPIVRALEARHALVNADERSDRKAPQVSGQERAASQRRGAPEPERLRIRRLARTARLAAAGTGREAFEAELRHLGVDFRANVASNGRMNGYSFSLPTWTDADGAQIWITASKAAKDLSWNRLKAVIEPPLPPDQPPVPPRLRTGPRLREAAEEPGATADPAARLLADLRARHGTEEAGPSLPEMPDPAQRMDRRPHGMLGAAALASRRAVEQHTLTECEAALNAATAAAMRLDGIASGTVPGTQQRALTEHRAQLEAAVVHQGEAAGHQAEAEQQLGAARAARLVADEATTKAGRSRLVLAALGTTKAEQAGMAKAAREFAQRAELAATELLAKQAQALSRAQAAAPGVADPVRELQHLVQELPELERAARQGDIGQAQVTRAESGGTVQAARVAVGQARQAVAAVDAETALRKTLPPAVTAAEERVRAELAQRQRARAAQSRSTTSTRPPPSKRAGPSAAAQQSTPPPRGYDPRDRGRGSGPSR from the coding sequence GTGATCGGGAAGGTCACCAAGGGGAAGAGCGCCCGCCGCGCCCAGGCGTACGACTTCGGGCCGGGCCGCCGGGACGAACATGAGAACGCCCGGTACATCGCGGGCAACGTCCCCGGGACCTGGCGCCAGGTCGGGGCGCTGATGGACCAGCACGCCGCCCAGCGTGACCTCAAGCAACCGATCTGGCGCTGCTCGCTGAGCCTGCCCGACGAGGACGGGGTGCTCTCCGACGCGGAGTTCGCCGAGATCGCCACCGAGTACGTGAACCAGATGGGCTTCGGCGGGTGCCCGTGGGTCGCGGTCCGGCACGGCGACGACCACATCCACCTCACCGTGGTGCGCGTCGGGTGGGACGGCCGCACCGTGGACGACCACGGCGACTGGATCAAGTCCCGGCCGATCGTGCGGGCGCTGGAGGCCCGGCACGCCCTGGTGAACGCCGACGAGCGGTCAGACCGCAAGGCGCCCCAGGTCTCCGGGCAGGAGCGCGCGGCATCCCAGCGGCGCGGGGCCCCGGAGCCGGAGCGGCTGCGCATCCGGCGCCTGGCCCGCACCGCCCGTCTGGCCGCCGCCGGGACCGGCCGCGAGGCGTTCGAGGCCGAGCTTCGCCACCTGGGCGTGGACTTCCGCGCCAACGTGGCCAGCAACGGCCGGATGAATGGCTACTCGTTCAGCCTGCCGACCTGGACGGACGCCGACGGCGCCCAGATCTGGATCACCGCCTCGAAGGCCGCCAAGGACCTGTCCTGGAACCGGCTCAAGGCAGTGATCGAGCCCCCGCTGCCGCCGGACCAGCCGCCGGTGCCACCGCGGCTTCGCACCGGGCCGCGGCTTCGCGAAGCCGCGGAAGAGCCGGGGGCCACCGCGGACCCGGCCGCGCGGCTGCTCGCCGACCTGCGCGCGCGGCACGGCACGGAGGAGGCCGGCCCCTCGCTACCCGAGATGCCGGACCCCGCCCAGCGCATGGACCGGCGCCCCCACGGCATGCTCGGCGCCGCCGCCCTCGCCTCCCGCCGCGCCGTCGAGCAGCACACGCTGACCGAGTGCGAAGCCGCGCTGAACGCGGCGACCGCCGCCGCGATGCGCCTGGACGGCATAGCGTCCGGCACCGTGCCCGGCACCCAGCAGCGCGCGCTCACCGAGCACCGCGCCCAGCTGGAGGCCGCCGTCGTCCACCAGGGCGAGGCCGCCGGCCACCAGGCCGAGGCCGAGCAGCAACTCGGCGCCGCCCGCGCCGCGCGCCTGGTCGCGGACGAGGCGACCACGAAGGCCGGCCGAAGCCGCCTGGTGCTCGCCGCACTGGGCACCACCAAGGCCGAGCAAGCCGGTATGGCCAAGGCAGCGCGGGAGTTCGCCCAGCGCGCCGAGCTGGCCGCCACCGAGCTGCTCGCCAAGCAGGCCCAGGCGCTCTCCCGGGCGCAGGCCGCAGCGCCCGGGGTGGCGGATCCCGTGCGCGAACTGCAGCACCTGGTCCAGGAGCTGCCCGAACTCGAGCGCGCCGCCCGCCAGGGCGACATCGGCCAGGCCCAGGTCACGCGCGCCGAGTCCGGCGGCACGGTGCAGGCCGCCCGGGTCGCGGTCGGCCAGGCCCGCCAGGCGGTCGCCGCAGTCGACGCCGAGACCGCGCTGCGCAAGACGCTGCCGCCTGCGGTCACCGCCGCCGAGGAACGGGTGCGCGCCGAGCTGGCCCAGCGTCAGCGCGCCCGCGCCGCCCAGTCCCGGAGCACGACGAGCACCAGGCCGCCGCCCTCGAAAAGGGCCGGCCCCTCCGCCGCCGCCCAGCAGTCGACCCCGCCGCCGCGCGGCTACGACCCGCGCGACCGTGGCCGGGGGAGCGGGCCGAGCCGGTAG
- a CDS encoding helix-turn-helix domain-containing protein, translated as MERPRFSLKDAAAACGVSVSTIRRYREGGRFPGAEKVDSGWLIPLEDLLAAGLRVNAPSGPDEQPVSGVSDLSEGERARLLRELADARHAQALAEADARHLRDTVTRQDAHLGDLRRAMLALTAGPASTPEPAQEPALSDAHEHPVSVPEQPRSRWWARGR; from the coding sequence ATGGAACGACCCCGGTTCAGCCTGAAGGACGCCGCCGCCGCGTGCGGGGTGAGCGTGTCCACGATCCGCCGCTACCGCGAGGGCGGACGCTTCCCCGGCGCCGAGAAGGTGGACTCCGGCTGGCTGATCCCACTGGAGGACCTGCTGGCCGCCGGGCTGCGGGTGAACGCCCCGAGCGGCCCGGACGAGCAACCCGTGAGCGGGGTGAGCGACCTGAGCGAGGGTGAGCGCGCCCGCCTGCTCCGGGAGCTGGCCGACGCCCGGCACGCCCAGGCGCTCGCCGAGGCGGACGCCCGGCACCTGCGGGACACCGTGACTCGCCAGGATGCCCACCTGGGCGACCTGCGGCGGGCGATGCTCGCGCTCACCGCCGGACCCGCGAGCACCCCTGAGCCAGCCCAGGAACCTGCCCTGAGCGACGCTCACGAGCACCCGGTGAGCGTGCCCGAGCAACCTCGCTCGCGGTGGTGGGCGCGCGGCCGGTAG